The following DNA comes from Methanomassiliicoccales archaeon LGM-DZ1.
GGTAGTTAGAGACAGTGAAATCCAAGAGCAATTCAATCACCAAAACGATTCAAACGCTTAATCAGGAAGATAAATGGCATATCTCAAACAAAATGGTTGTTTTAAAACGCAATCTTCGTTTGATAAGCATTTTTGGATTCGCATGCTGTCACTCTAAAGACATTTCGATTCAAAAAGCGACCCGCCGATCCACAATCGCAACAACGAGATGCAAGGAGAAGCTTGAGGACAGCGATTAGGATGCAACTGCACAAAAAGACCGCCGTATCTGCGCGGTTTATGCAGATTCAGGGAGATTGAAGTAAAGGATGAGTGCGGAAGCCGGGATTCGAACCCGAGTTCTAACCTTGGCAAGGTTAAGTGATAACCAACTACACTACTTCCACAGCTGGCTTCCACATCTGCTTAATGGATTTAAAGCTTTTGAAGGCCAGCCGGGGCGGGCCCAGGTGTGCCAGATGCCCCGATGTCAGTTCTGGTACAGGAGGCGGTCCCTGAGCACCGGCTCGCTGGTGACGTTTATGCCGAGCTTCCTGAGGACCGATACGTCCTGCGGATAGAGTATGACCGAACCGTGCAGGTCGCAGCCCCTGAGCCTGCCCAGCTTGGAGAACGCCCTGGCGGACTCCTCGGATCCCTCGGAGCATATGGAGAGCGCCACCAGCATCTCGTCCGCGCGGAGCTTCGGGTCCGTCCTGAGGACGTTCTTCTTCAGCCCTTCCACCCGTTTCAGGACCTCCGGGGGGATGGGGTTGAAGCTCCCGTCCACCCCCGCGAAGACCTTCACGGAGTTCAGGAGCACGGCGGACACCGATGACAGGTCCCCGGTCGCCATCCCGGTGACCACCGTCCCGTCCGGGAGCTCGATGCCGGCTATCGATGCCCCGGTCTCGGACGCCCTCCTCCTGACCTCGCGGTAGAGGAGGAAGCTTTCCGGCGAGGTCTCCGCCTTCTTCATCAGGAGGTCGATCCTGGAGACCGTGGCCGCGGTCGCCTTCCCGTTGAGATGGTCGGCTGCCGCATGGAAGTAGCGCCTGACGATCTCCCTCCTGGACGCTTCTGATACGGCCTTGTCGTCGACGATGCAGAACCCGACGGTGTTGATGCCCATGTCCGTGGGGGACCTGTAGGGGGATTCGCCCATCACTCCGTCAAGAATGGTCTTGAGGACAGGGAACGCCTCGATGTCGCGGTTGTAGTTGATCGCGCTCTTCCCGTACGCCTCCATGTGGAACGGGTCGATCATGTTGACGTCGCCCAGATCGGCCGTGGCCGCCTCGTAGGCGAGGTTGATCGGATGGTTCAGCGGGAGGTTCCAGACCGGGAAGGTCTCGAACTTCGCGTATCCGGACTTGATGCCCCGCTTGCCGTCCTGGTATATCTGGGACAGGCACACTGCCATCTTCCCGCTGCCCGGCCCGGGGCCGGTCACGAGCACGATGGGCATCTCCGTCTGCACGTAGTCGTTCTTCCCGTACCCTTCGTCGCTCACTATGAGCGGGGTGTTCGTCGGGTAACCGGGGATGGGGTGGTGGAAGCTGACGTTCATGCCCCTGTCCTTCAGCAGCCCGGCGAACTTGTCGGCCGCCGGCTGTCCGGTGTACATGGTGAGGACGAAGGTGTCCGCTTTGATCCCGTATCCGCGGTAGAGGTCGGCCATGCGGAGGGCCTCGAGGTCATAGGTGATGCCGATGTCCCCGCGGACCTTGCTCTTCTCGATGTCGTTGCAGTTCACGCAGATGACCGCTTCGAGCTCGTCCTTCATGGTGGACAGCATGCGGATCTTGCTGTCGGGCTCGAATCCGGGCAGTATGCGCGCCGCATGGTAGTCGTCGAAGATCTTGCCCCCGATCTCCATGTAGAGCTTCCCGCCGAACCTGCCCAGTCTGTCCCTGATCTCCTGGGACTGCAGCCTGGCGTATTTCTCGCCGTCGAAACCGATTCTGCTCATGTGAAACGACCTGGGATGGCTGAACGGCGATAAATCCCCATCGGGGCCTTCCGGGGAATGTCAATAAAGAAATGGGCGGAGATGCTTGCCCCCCGCATGGACAAGACCAATCCCATGCGCATCCTCGACCGCGCGGGCGTGGCATACGAGGTCAGGGATTACACAGCGACGGGCGCGGTGTCCGGCCCCGATGTAGCCGCCGCCCTGGGCGAGGACCCTTCCGAGGCCTTCAAGACGCTCGTGACCCGCGGCAAGTCCGACAGGATGTACGTGTTCGTCCTGCCTGTCGCGAAGGAGCTCGACCTGAAGAAGGCCGCCGTCTCGGTGGGCGAGAAATCTGTCGAGATGCTGAAATCGAAGGAACTGCTGCCATCCACCGGGTACGTCCATGGGGGATGCTCTCCCCTGGGAATGAGGAGGCCGCTGAGGACCGTCGTGGATTCCTCGATATCCTCATTGAACAGGATGTACTTCAGCGCGGGGCGCATCGGGCTGCAGATCTGCATGGACCCGAAGGACCTGCCGAAGGTCCTGGAATTCGCCGTGGCGGACCTCTGCCGCTGAATGGGAGGCGGGGGCCTCAGTCATCCCTTTCGATGACCCAGACCTTCACCCTGCGGCTCTTGAACTCGGTCTTGGGAACATCCTTGAGCATGCGGTTCCCGAAATCGCGGTGGACCTCGACCACCGAGGAGTCCCTGCCGATCTCGATCTTCCCGATGGCGGCGTCGATGATGTGCCCCGATCTCATGATGAAATCGGCGAGCGCAACCTTCCCGGCCCCGTCGGCCTTCCCGATGTCTATGCCGAACTTCACCATGCCGAACGGGTCGGAGAGCTGGTCGTAATCGACGACCTTCCGGATGGTGTCCTTCGAACCTTCCTCGGCCTCAGGGACCTCCCTCTTCTCGATCTTCAGGCCGTCGACGCGGCGTTCGAACTCGCGGATGAGGTGCTCCTCCTCCGAGGTGACGAACGACACGGCGGTGCCTTCCCTGCCGGCCCTCCCGGTCCTGCCGATCCTGTGGATGTAGGTGTGCAGCTCCTCGGGCATGTCGTAGTTGATCACGTAGTTTATGTCGTCGATGTCCAGGCCCCTGGCGGCGACGTCGGTCGCTATCAGGAGGTCGGTCTTGCCCTCCCTGAAGTCGTCCACGGCGCGCTCCCTGTGCCCCTGGCCCATGGACCCGTGGAGGGCGACGACCTTGTAGCCGTGCTCCTGCAGCCTCTCCTCCAGGGTGTCCACCATCTTGATGGTCTGGCAGAAGATCAGCGCCTTGGGCTTGTCGATGTCGATGATCCTGGTGAGGGCCCAGGACTTGTTCCTCCTCCCGACGGAGATGTAGTACTGCCTGATGTTGTCGAGGACTATCTCGTCCTTGGAGACGTCGATCTCCTTGGGCTTCTTCATGTAGTCGGAGGCGAGGTTCTTGATGTCCTCCGGCATGGTGGCGGAGAACATCATCATCTGCCTGTCCTTCGGGCAGGCGTTGAAGATATACTCGATGTCATCGATGAACCCCATGTCGAGCATCCTGTCGGATTCGTCCATGACGATGACCTTTATGCCGGAGAGGTCGAGGTACTCCCTGTCGATGAGGTCCCTCACCCTCCCGGGGGTGCCGGCTATGACATCGGCGCCCTGCTCGAGCTCGTCCACCTGCTTCTCGATCTTAGCGCGGCCGTCGGAGCCTCCGTAGATGGGGACGCAGACGTGGCCGCTGTACTTCGCCATCGCCGTCAGGTCGTCGGCCACCTGGATGGCGAGCTCCCTGGTGGGCTCGAGGACGATTGCTCCGGGCTTGGAACCTCCCGGCTCGGTGACCGAGAGGATGACGGTCCCGAAGGCTCCCGTCTTGCCGGTGCCGGTCTGGGCCTGCGCTATGATGTCGCGGCCCTCCATGCCGGCGGGTATGGCCTCCTCCTGGATCGGCGTAGGGGCGTCCCATTTCATATCGGCTAGGGCTTTGGCGACATCCTCGGACACTCCGAGGTCGAGAAACTTGGAATCCATATGTTCAGCTCCGGTAATCAGCCTGCGACGGCCGCAGACAAGCTCTGTTATCGGTTCGGGATAGTTTCGGGGCTCATAAAAACGTATCCCAGCAGGCCGATGGTTAAGTGACATGGAGATTATTATATATGACGGGACGGACGCGGCGGTATCTGGCACATGCGGATCGTTTGGCTCGGTCAGTTCAGGAGTCCGGGACGGCCGCAATATCCTGGAGGAACAAGGCCTGCCTTCCGGGATTCAAAATCAATATAACGGTCCCGTACCGTTAAGGGGCCTATGGCGAAGTACGAGTGCACTCTGTGCGGATACATTTACGACGAGGAAGCGGGGATCCCCGCCGACGGGATACCGGCAGGGACCAGATTCGAGGACCTCCCGGACGACTGGGTCTGTCCCGATTGCGGCGCCGGCAAGGACATGTTCAAGAAGATCGAAGAGTGAACA
Coding sequences within:
- a CDS encoding rubredoxin gives rise to the protein MAKYECTLCGYIYDEEAGIPADGIPAGTRFEDLPDDWVCPDCGAGKDMFKKIEE
- a CDS encoding DUF1846 domain-containing protein, whose protein sequence is MSRIGFDGEKYARLQSQEIRDRLGRFGGKLYMEIGGKIFDDYHAARILPGFEPDSKIRMLSTMKDELEAVICVNCNDIEKSKVRGDIGITYDLEALRMADLYRGYGIKADTFVLTMYTGQPAADKFAGLLKDRGMNVSFHHPIPGYPTNTPLIVSDEGYGKNDYVQTEMPIVLVTGPGPGSGKMAVCLSQIYQDGKRGIKSGYAKFETFPVWNLPLNHPINLAYEAATADLGDVNMIDPFHMEAYGKSAINYNRDIEAFPVLKTILDGVMGESPYRSPTDMGINTVGFCIVDDKAVSEASRREIVRRYFHAAADHLNGKATAATVSRIDLLMKKAETSPESFLLYREVRRRASETGASIAGIELPDGTVVTGMATGDLSSVSAVLLNSVKVFAGVDGSFNPIPPEVLKRVEGLKKNVLRTDPKLRADEMLVALSICSEGSEESARAFSKLGRLRGCDLHGSVILYPQDVSVLRKLGINVTSEPVLRDRLLYQN
- a CDS encoding DEAD/DEAH box helicase codes for the protein MDSKFLDLGVSEDVAKALADMKWDAPTPIQEEAIPAGMEGRDIIAQAQTGTGKTGAFGTVILSVTEPGGSKPGAIVLEPTRELAIQVADDLTAMAKYSGHVCVPIYGGSDGRAKIEKQVDELEQGADVIAGTPGRVRDLIDREYLDLSGIKVIVMDESDRMLDMGFIDDIEYIFNACPKDRQMMMFSATMPEDIKNLASDYMKKPKEIDVSKDEIVLDNIRQYYISVGRRNKSWALTRIIDIDKPKALIFCQTIKMVDTLEERLQEHGYKVVALHGSMGQGHRERAVDDFREGKTDLLIATDVAARGLDIDDINYVINYDMPEELHTYIHRIGRTGRAGREGTAVSFVTSEEEHLIREFERRVDGLKIEKREVPEAEEGSKDTIRKVVDYDQLSDPFGMVKFGIDIGKADGAGKVALADFIMRSGHIIDAAIGKIEIGRDSSVVEVHRDFGNRMLKDVPKTEFKSRRVKVWVIERDD
- the ybaK gene encoding Cys-tRNA(Pro) deacylase produces the protein MSIKKWAEMLAPRMDKTNPMRILDRAGVAYEVRDYTATGAVSGPDVAAALGEDPSEAFKTLVTRGKSDRMYVFVLPVAKELDLKKAAVSVGEKSVEMLKSKELLPSTGYVHGGCSPLGMRRPLRTVVDSSISSLNRMYFSAGRIGLQICMDPKDLPKVLEFAVADLCR